The Garra rufa chromosome 8, GarRuf1.0, whole genome shotgun sequence genome has a segment encoding these proteins:
- the tagapb gene encoding T cell activation RhoGTPase activating protein b, giving the protein MKYNTCSHLKRGHFFFSLAQHLRRRRSAPNLVLGKALGMTWSPIREEAQCLVATDQCPFVLGLTSENSELILDECVKLTEGLKTRGRHLFLLSDALVIAKLKSNASYRLKHRIDLKDLWVCDCENDDDDAEDEETDVDLRTSVILAWAVSLCLVSFCLPELKDHWLDTLHRKTAEARSRAGSTSSPPSVLMKVLSGNTTNKTLSGVGMDSPELPFDGNGKISTLSKQFHNQEAHSQQPIGENGGKRNFFSKLKRSSTNSSVPAHPESSAKNLLFGRHLQDDTTLPKPITEILLLLFRKGPFTEGVFRVSCNSKNLNALKDQLNSGAQVDMEALPVTLLVGLLKIFLRELPGGLLVFEHYESWISALEKERTEDAQRDLRRMAEKLPKANSLLLQHLLCLFHHISQHSETNKMDARNLAVCIAPTLLHRDSQPLDRDDVEKATNLIQFLIENCCEVFGNAILKLFGDLEDQESIDKSDSASLMSPDISFDIHQHDSAYDSTDPDVDCDCVEAESQTQEDNMMPHGSPGLYKLDRSDIHSCSSDAIFDAFTKPFNRRCSEPSIFPLAPMTGLRQLARSHDDFSTEKEDFDDQPLKKQNSDDSFLHPNRCESRRSQMSLKKLELPISVSSPASNAGSCPSFCSSDSTSSNLSDQSITTSPLPSPASPRKSTRHSSFMIKPRLNNGDVEVNRRSLSMRAKSLGNFAFNRGSLKKGESQKEAVFPCETLQEDSQNETENIDELVRRRRPLSAIEVFQHVDSRMPCSPPSYEQALQTGAQPAPPQYSAMTVQRARDLGRKSRPISMNDYLLDNYKVTEPTEYIETFTESVQFEEPQPVSFRQRAMSESVSQSRHERVSRRCSQPVFEEFSYAKESYV; this is encoded by the exons atgaaatacaatacttgctctcatctgaaaagaggacatttcttcttctccttagcccag CACCTGCGGAGGAGACGTTCTGCACCAAACCTGGTGCTGGGGAAAGCTTTAGGAATGACTTGGAGCCCAATAag GGAGGAAGCTCAGTGTCTGGTGGCGACGGATCAGTGTCCCTTTGTGCTGGGATTGACTAGTGAGAACTCAGAGCTGATTCTGGATGAATGTGTAAAGCTGACTGAAGGACTGAAGACCAGGGGAAGACACCTCTTTCTCCTTAGTGATGCCCTGGTTATTGCCAAGCTCAA GTCAAATGCAAGTTACAGACTAAAACACAGAATTGATCTGAAAGACCTGTGGGTGTGCGACTGTGAAAATGACGATGACGACGCAGAGGACGAAGAGACAGATGTTGATCTAAGAACATCTGTTATATTGGCTTGGGCTGTTTCTCTGTGCTTGGTCTCATTCTG TCTGCCTGAGCTAAAGGACCACTGGCTGGATACTCTACACAG GAAAACTGCAGAAGCAAGATCGAGAGCAGGCAGCACTTCTTCACCGCCCAGCGTCCTCATGAAGGTGCTGAGTGGCAATACCACG AATAAAACTCTAAGTGGAGTTGGGATGGACTCTCCAGAGTTGCCTTTTGAC GGCAACGGCAAAATCTCCACCCTCTCGAAGCAGTTTCATAACCAGGAGGCACATTCACAGCAGCCTATTG GAGAGAATGGAGGCAAAAGAAACTTTTTCTCCAAGCTGAAGAGAAGCTCCACCAATTCAAGTGTACCTGCTCATCCTGAGTCCAGTGCTAAGAACTTGCTGTTTGGACGCCATCTGCAAGATGACACCACACTTCCAAAACCAATTACT GAAATACTCCTGTTGTTGTTCAGGAAAGGTCCATTTACTGAGGGTGTCTTCAGAGTCTCATGTaacagcaaaaacctgaatgctCTCAAAGATCAGCTGAACTCTGGAGCTCAGGTGGACATGGAAGCCCTGCCTGTGACGCTCCTGGTTGGATTGTTGAAG ATTTTCCTGAGGGAACTCCCTGGAGGCCTGCTGGTGTTTGAGCACTATGAAAGCTGGATCAGTGCTCTGGAGAAAGAAAGGACAGAGGATGCTCAGAGAGACCTGAGGAG AATGGCCGAGAAGTTGCCCAAAGCAAACAGTCTCCTCCTGCAGCACCTGCTGTGCTTGTTTCACCACATCAGTCAGCATTCAGAAACCAACAAAATGGATGCCAGGAACCTGGCAGTGTGCATTGCTCCAACCTTGCTCCATCGTGACAGCCAGCCCTTAGACAGGGATGATGTAGAAAAG gCCACAAATCTTATCCAGTTCCTAATTGAAAATTGCTGTGAGGTATTTGGAAATGCTATCCTGAAGCTTTTTGGAGATTTGGAAGATCAGGAGTCCATAGACAAGTCAG ATTCAGCCTCCTTGATGTCCCCTGATATCTCTTTCGATATCCACCAGCATGACTCCGCATACGACAGCACCGATCCAGATGTTGACTGTGACTGTGTTGAAGCTGAAAGCCAGACTCAAGAGGACAACATGATGCCACATGGGAGCCCAGGCCTGTACAAGCTAGACCGCTCGGACATTCATTCTTGTTCCTCTGACGCTATATTTGATGCTTTCACAAAGCCTTTCAATCGGCGGTGCTCCGAGCCCTCCATTTTTCCTTTGGCCCCAATGACGGGTTTAAGACAGCTTGCCCGCAGCCATGATGACTTTTCAACAGAAAAGGAAGACTTTGACGACCAACCACTCAAGAAGCAGAACTCAGATGACTCTTTCTTGCATCCCAACCGCTGTGAGAGCAGAAGATCCCAGATGTCTCTTAAGAAACTGGAATTGCCAATCAGTGTGTCTTCTCCAGCATCTAATGCTGGTTCCTGCCCATCGTTTTGTTCTTCAGATAGCACCTCCTCAAATCTCTCAGACCAATCGATAACCACGTCACCTCTGCCATCCCCTGCAAGCCCACGCAAGTCTACCAGGCATTCGTCCTTTATGATTAAACCCAGACTTAACAATGGAGATGTGGAAGTGAACCGACGATCCCTCTCTATGAGGGCCAAAAGCCTTGGAAACTTTGCATTTAACAGAGGCAGTCTGAAGAAAGGGGAGTCCCAGAAGGAAGCTGTCTTCCCATGTGAAACTCTCCAAGAGGACTCGCAAAACGAGACTGAGAACATTGATGAGCTCGTTCGGCGTCGACGACCTCTCTCCGCCATTGAGGTCTTCCAACATGTGGATAGTCGTATGCCATGCAGCCCACCATCCTATGAGCAGGCGCTGCAGACTGGAGCACAACCGGCCCCTCCGCAGTACAGTGCCATGACGGTCCAACGCGCCAGAGACCTTGGCAGGAAATCTCGCCCCATTTCTATGAATGACTACCTACTGGACAATTACAAAGTTACCGAACCCACAGAATACATAGAAACATTCACAGAAAGTGTTCAGTTTGAAGAACCACAGCCGGTGTCGTTCCGGCAGAGGGCCATGTCCGAGTCAGTGTCCCAGTCGAGGCACGAACGAGTGTCCCGCAGGTGTAGTCAGCCGGTGTTTGAGGAGTTCTCCTATGCAAAAGAATCTTATGTGTGA